In Rhodamnia argentea isolate NSW1041297 chromosome 1, ASM2092103v1, whole genome shotgun sequence, the genomic window GATCAGATGCCTGCTTTAGCTTATTCATGCTTTCATGTAACTAGCTTTATCTTTCCTTGTCCTTGGTAAACGACTTTGATCTTGGTCATATACTTTTGAGTAGCGGGACTTTCTTTTTCAGTTTAATGACCATGTTTCATCCTGCTTCTTgttttgagattttcttttgattctgtGAATAAAGGATTCGATTTTTCTCAATCTTATGCTTGTAATCTTGTTTGTTAGGACTGGTTGCTGGAGTTTTTACAGCTACACGCTGTGGCATACAGAGATACCGAAGGAGGGATGATTGGGTTAGTATCATAGCAACATGTCCTTCCTGTTTTGGAGCTCATATTAAAATTGAAGAAACTATGTATTTACGAAAACTCTAAGTTCTGTTGGTATTTACATGCATTTGACCATTCATATTCCTGTAGAGGAACTTTGAAAGTTTGGTGAGAGCATCTGGCCTTCATTGACTGTTGTCGTCGCAAGGATTTCTTTGAGATCCTTGTTAGCATGTTATAGGAGTAATGCTTCCATACATGAGGCACATGATAATTTTCGTATTGTATGTTAAATATGGCACCGTAGCTGCAAGAGTAATCTGCAAAAGAATGGACAGGGATAGGAAGTTGATTTGGCTACTTTCTGTAGCCTTGGAATGATATCATGTTGTCTCTCTTGGTGATGATTAACACTTGGCATGTAGTGCTCTTTTGCTTTCTAGTTTTCTAAATCCCTTTCCATCCTTTTATAGCTCTTGGTCCTTATAGTTATTAGGCTTGTGAAATGAATCCTTTAACGTGGATACAGTATATTCTCTTGTGCTAGCCAGCCTTTGAGCTGGCTGTTGAGCTTCAAGTATATAGTGAACATCATCGATGTAGACAACCTTTAGCACTTTAGGGTGTGCATTCAGTGTCAACTGCACTCGTGAAATGCATGAATGTGGAGTGTTTGTCAGTTTCCTTTGACAAGTGGTTTAAACATCTGATATCAATGGCCGGAGGTCATGATATGGCTGCCCCTTTTGGAGTCAAAGTTGATTGATCAACGGCTTTGTCATGACTAGAACAAGCTTCTTTCCCCCAGAAATGGCTGACAGATAATTGGCATGAGTCTTAAGGTGAGTTTAGAAAAGTTGGCAGTTTTGCACTTCTAAAGTCCtttaattttttaccaaaaaacaaaaaaggtccGACTGAAAATTGTGGTGTTTGGTAATATTATTTTGAAGTACTTTGAACTTAAATCCTGCCTTTTCAAAGCTCCAAGTGTGAAGCAGTTACCCAGCTCCTTCACTCAAAGTCTTGCTGTGCAAAGTATTTCCAAACTCACCCTTATATTGGCCTCAGCAGCCAAAGTTTTGCTTTCTGATCTAGCTTCAGCTGCAATTCAGATATTAGTTCTTAGTATCTCACCATGCCAAACGAGGCATGATGCTAGCTTTTCCATTTAAAACTGAGTATTTCCTTAGTTTCCTTTGGGCAAATGTATCCTAGGAGGAAAATTTTAAGCAGAAACATGAAAGGATCATGTCGCACCCCGAGTTGTTACTTCTGACAAGATCTTCGTGCCAGTTGTATATTGAGATAGCACAATGTGTGAATTAGGTGTCCATGCATTTTCCCCCTGTCGAATCTTTAAGGTCTCGACTCCTTGCATATGCATTTTGGGTCTGGTCTTTATCTTTTCCTCCTTTATCTTTTGCTTGGGAATAGCTTTGAGACTGAGAGAGGGGCAAAGATGCCTTGGAGTTCCCATGTCATTATGTTCTTTCTACAAGAGACATctgcctctttttttctttcagatGTACAAAAATTTTGTAgtgtatgatttgataagaGGATTACACAAGAAGAGTCTCATACTCATATCATGGCGGATCGTCTGCTTTTGCAACTATGTCGCTGCTAATTAAAGCCAGATTGGTTCGAGGCTAACTGTGGTCGTAAAAGTGATAGAGAAGGTTATAGGATCACATGCGGTACGATGACATTCAATGGGTTACCTGTCTCTGTTTTAAAAAGTTTCTTGTGACACGTAAGCTTATTGTTGCCCATTAGAGTTGGCGATGGTTAATTCATTTCTTCTATTTGCAGAAAGAGCTCGATGCCAGATTGGAATTATCTTGACCTCTTGTTCTCTTCATACAGGTAAATGGCCTGGTTGCGGGAGCTGTGTCTGGGGCAGCTGTTGCTGCAGGGACAAGAAGCTGGCCGCATGTACTTGGGATGGCTTGCCTTGTTTCTGTCTGTAGTGCTGCTGCtgatttttccaaaacaaaCTAGAATATCCAGGTCTGATAAATCCTCGGTGCCGAAGAAAGAGGCAATTTTTCCAGTTCTGCCAAGGCTAGTTGTCGGTATCTTTTGGTTTTCAAGAATCATCTGGGATACACAATTCCCAGGCTGATACATAGATTTGATTCTTTTGGCAATGAAACAAAGAAGGGGATAAGAAATCCTCGTCATCTGCTTGTTGAGTCCTGTTGTAAAAGTCATAACCTTTCTCAAAGTGCATGAAAACAATTATTTACATGCATGCAATACCGCGTATACGTAGTGGCTTTATGATTGTTTTACGACACGGTCGTCGGATACAATTAAGACGAAGAAGGCTGATCTGCTGCTGCACGCGTTTTGCTTGTAGTTTTGTATTTATATGCAGCGTTCCCTCAAGATAAGAGCTCAGACCCTCGTCAAAAAACGAAACGAGGCATGCTTAGTCAATccaaatcaatattccaccatTAACTATCAAAAATGGGAAAGGTCATGCTTCATTGATCCGTAATTCGTATTTTGACTTAGTTGTTGATGGTGGTGAAAACTGGAGGTTGAACAGGAGCACGAGTATTGGAAGTGGTTCGGAATCACAGTTAATGAAACATCTCCATGAGGAAACAACAAAGGCCATACCTTCTTCAAGGATGCTTCTGGTGTAACTGAACTGACGGATGAACCCACAATGAATGATCACCGTGACTGGGACTCTCCTCCCATTAATGAAACTTCAACCAGAACGAGGACTGCAAGGGTCTGTGTTTGGCTCAGTTGGTGTTGGGACAAAATCATTAGGCGAAAGGCTAGGTTTGCACATGAATCTGTCTTTGATGATCACATGGGACAAAGAATCCTCTGTCAGGGTTAGCTGCCGTTCGATCACAAAATAATGAATTTCAAAtgctaattaaaaaaatgattattttctttttaaatcgCAAGATTTTATGAAACCATAGCCAACTATTAATTAGTctagtctttttgcctagtactatgacttgaaaagatttgaactcatgacCTCTTGCTacgataccatgtgagattttgtaaaACCACAACAAATGTTCTAAAAGCTTGATATTTTATATGAAAGCGTGATTTAAtacttaattattctatcataAATATTACGAGACTTTGTATACGAATTAAGACAAGTTACCATGGGAAGATCGATATACCCTCAAGGGGTCGTACAAGTGTCCAGATGAGGACTGATTGTTGGCATTTTGATGGATTGAATCATCTCTCTTGACAAATATAACAACAAATGTTCAAAGGTTTTTAATCTCATGTGGAACCTAAATCTTACTCGAAATGGCAATATGATATTAGTAGAGGACAATAACACAAATGGTTCTTGACCTTTGGTCCAAAGTGCAATagggtccccgaacttttaatttatacaatatgatttttgaactttgattcaatatgcGATATCGTCTGTATACTTCTAATTTGTCCAACATTATCTCTAatctattaataaataaatgttcaatataatcttcaatttataagaaaatgtttgaAAGACGTTCGAGGTTGGGCCAAAGTTTAACAACTGCTTCCCTGTTAATCGTGGGTTCAGCCAATGTCAGGAAAAAGTGGAAAGAGCAATGAATGAAGGGTCAGCGGGCATTGTTGAGCAGGAGTAAAAGTGCTTCGCTCGCATTAAATTACCCTGCTCGTTGGAAGTTGGAACTGCCTAGAGTTTTCATCGACTGTACCataaagtaaaggaaaaaaaccacCCAAAATCATGAACTATGCcaattatgacacatttatcctaaatttttttttgtgacaccaaaaatcccaaatttttactcatgtgacacatttacccaaaactttttcttgtgacattgaaaaccctaaatttatatccgtgtgacatatttaccccaaaatatttttttgtgacatcgaaaatcctaaacttatattcgtgcgacacatttacttcaaaaatttgaggtaaatgtgtcacacgaatataagtttggagtttttagtgttacaacaaaaatttggagtaaatgtgtcatacaagcacaagtttggggtaaatgtgtcacatgcgtacaagtttaggattttttgtgttacaaataaaagtttgaggtaaatgtgtcacgacGGAcgtaatttagagtttttggtggctttttccctaaaGTAAATGATGTAACATTTACATCACTATGAGCTAAATTGTGTCATATCTATATCACTTGATATAAGGACATTTATTATCAAACTATTAACATCTTCATGATGTGTCGACATGGAAATTCGATAcaattagccaaaaaagaaatataagatTTTGCGATTATATGACGGCAAATTTATGATGAGCTTTTTCTAATTGGATGGGGAATTGGTTTATAAGCACTTCGGAAGATCCGTCTACATCATTCCTTCGGCGTTTTTGCTCGTGAAGAGATGCAGAAACTATCGCGCCAAAGATAAAACCGCACGAAACTCGAATCCTAGTAAGTGTTCAAACTAGGTACCCCGTGTGACCTTTGTTCGAACTACCTCAACATGTGAAACTAGTGAACGAGAAGGTTACACACCCCGCGTCATATGGTGCCGTTGATCATGTCCGTCATATCAGATAGCGTTATCGTTGTCGACCAATTTTCTTCATTGGCTTTCGCATGTCAATTGAAGCCGATCAATTAAAATATTCGCTTGAGCTCACGTTGAGTTACAACATCAGAGAAAACACACATTCCTTGCTTGCGCAATCGCTCGCGAGGGCTATCGTTTGTTAATGCAAATATAATTGAATTTGGCACCACTAATCGTGAAATTACTAAAGGATCTTGGATAGGATTCTCTAATTTCTTGTTGGGTTTTCAAGCATCATGTTGATTACACGAAATAAAGTTATTTCCGCCGGACGGCGGGGAGTTTATGTGCCGTCATTTCCCAGTTTGATGCTTCTAATGCCGTCCGCTATTGAATGAGTTGAAGAATTGGCATCGCATGATGAGGAGGACCAATCAAGAAAACGAA contains:
- the LOC115750210 gene encoding outer envelope pore protein 16-4, chloroplastic — encoded protein: MKDELSDVVPCSSLAVDSILRVGTAGAIWGLCIGPYDARKMGLSGKPRAYFVAKSVSKFSFQCGLVAGVFTATRCGIQRYRRRDDWVNGLVAGAVSGAAVAAGTRSWPHVLGMACLVSVCSAAADFSKTN